Genomic DNA from Vanrija pseudolonga chromosome 3, complete sequence:
GCCGCTCCggcgtccacctccacccgcCTCCACCCGAAAGTTGGACCATCTCGCCTTGTCATCGCAACATCCACCACAATGACAATACCGCCCGCACGCCGCATCGCAGTCCTCGGCGCAGGCTTGTCCGGCCTGACAGCCGCGTACCGCCtctcgacgctgctgccaaAATCCCAGATCTACCTGCTCGACGGGGCGCGGCAAGGCGGGTGGGTCAAGAGCGACAAGCACGCCGTGTCGTTCaccacgccggccggcgagcggCTGCAGGGGACAATAACATGCGAGGCCGGGCCGCGGAGTAtccggcctcgcggcggccccgGCGCACCAGCGATGCTCAAGCTTGTGCGTATGCGCTGTGGGCTTTGCTGACCCGACAGATCCGCGACGCGGGCCTCGAAGACGCGATCGTGCCCATCCCCTCctcgcaccccgccgcgcggaACAGATACCTCCTCACCCCGGCCGGCCTGGAACGCGTCGctccgacgccgctcgcgctgctcaagccagcctcggcctcggcagcgctGGTACGCggggccgcgctcgagccgttccgccgctcgccgcagccctaccccgccgacgagagcGTCGCCTCGTTCTTCAAGCGGCGCTTCGGCCCGCGCATCGCACATATCGCCAGCGCGTTCGTGCACGGCATCTACGCGGCGGACCCCGCGAGCTTGTCGTTGCGCAGCGCGTTCGGTATCCTGCACGACGCGGAGAAGAAGTACGGCTCGGTGGTCCTTGGTATGCTGAGGGGTGTCGCTACGCCagaggccaaggctgccgaggcggctgcgTGGGCAGAGCTCGGGGAGCTCGGGAAGAAGAGGGAACAGTGGAGCATGTATGCCCTCTCTGGGGGCATGCAGGCGCTCACGGCCAAGctcgcgaccgaggccgccgcgaacggcgtcgaggtgcggTGCGGGGCTGAGGGCCGCGTGAGCGGGCTGACGAAGACCGCCGACGGCGTAGAGGTGAGCAAGCCCGTATGCTACGGTCCAACTGACGCCAGATCGCGCTCCCAACGGGCCCGCTATCCGTATCCCacgtcgtctcggcgctcccgccgcgccagctcgcaggtctcgcgccgcagctccCTAACCTGACGGCCAACCCGTCCACGACCGTCGGCGTGGTCAACGTAGTGTACCCCCTCCCGCCGGGCGACATCCACCCCGACGGATTCGGGTACCTCATCCCGCGCGATGACGCGAGCCAGCACGCGGCCCTCGGGGTGGTGTTCGACTCGACCGCGCTCCCCGGCACGGGGGACGGCtcgctcgagggcaagctgACCAAGCTGACGGTCATGATGGGCGGGCCGTACTGGGGCAGCTAT
This window encodes:
- the hem14 gene encoding Protoporphyrinogen oxidase — protein: MTIPPARRIAVLGAGLSGLTAAYRLSTLLPKSQIYLLDGARQGGWVKSDKHAVSFTTPAGERLQGTITCEAGPRSIRPRGGPGAPAMLKLIRDAGLEDAIVPIPSSHPAARNRYLLTPAGLERVAPTPLALLKPASASAALVRGAALEPFRRSPQPYPADESVASFFKRRFGPRIAHIASAFVHGIYAADPASLSLRSAFGILHDAEKKYGSVVLGMLRGVATPEAKAAEAAAWAELGELGKKREQWSMYALSGGMQALTAKLATEAAANGVEVRCGAEGRVSGLTKTADGVEIALPTGPLSVSHVVSALPPRQLAGLAPQLPNLTANPSTTVGVVNVVYPLPPGDIHPDGFGYLIPRDDASQHAALGVVFDSTALPGTGDGSLEGKLTKLTVMMGGPYWGSYGGAAPSSADSLVAPALAHLQSTFPVLRGVEPLLVTPHLNAECIPTYAPGHGARLRETHEAIARDWDGRLSVVGAGYGGVSVNDCVLGAELVAGALGRGEEGVTGLERWAEWE